TCGACGAGGCCCGTACGCCGCTGATCATCTCCGGCCCGGCCGACCAGGCCACCAAGTGGTACGGCGACTTCGCCAAGCTGGTCACGCGCCTGAAGAGGGGCGAGCCCGGCAACCCGCTCAAGGGCATCGAGGAGACCGGCGACTACGAGGTCGACGAGAAGAAGCGCACCGTCGCCATCCACGAGTCCGGTGTCGCCAAGGTCGAGGACTGGCTGGGCATCGACAACCTCTACGAGTCGGTGAACACCCCGCTGGTGGGCTACCTGAACAACGCCATCAAGGCCAAGGAGCTCTTCAAGAAGGACAAGGACTACGTCGTCATGGACGGCGAAGTCATGATCGTCGACGAGCACACCGGCCGTATCCTCGCCGGCCGCCGCTACAACGAGGGCATGCACCAGGCGATCGAGGCGAAGGAAGGGGTGGACATCAAGGACGAGAACCAGACGCTCGCCACGATCACCCTGCAGAACTTCTTCCGCCTCTACAAGCGCCACGACCACAACGGCAAGGAACGGCCCGGCCTCTGCGGCATGACCGGTACGGCGATGACCGAGGCCGCCGAGTTCCACCAGATCTACAAGCTCGGTGTGGTGCCGATCCCGACCAACCGGCCGATGGTCCGCAAGGACCAGTCCGACCTGATCTACCGCACCGAGGTCGCGAAGTTCGAGGCGGTCGTCGACGACATCGTCGAGAAGCACGAGAAGGGCCAGCCGATCCTCGTCGGTACGACGTCGGTCGAGAAGTCCGAGTACCTGTCGCAGCAGCTCAGCAAGCGCGGTGTGCAGCACGAGGTGCTCAACGCCAAGCAGCACGACCGGGAGGCGACGATCGTCGCCCAGGCCGGCCGCAAGGGCGCCGTGACCGTCGCGACGAACATGGCCGGTCGTGGTACGGACATCAAGCTCGGCGGCAACCCCGAGGACCTCGCCGAGGCGGAGCTGCGGCAGCGCGGCCTCGACCCCGAGGAGCACATCGAGGAGTGGGCGCAGGCCCTGCCCGAGGCGCTCGCGAAGGCCGAGGAGGCCGTGAAGGCGGAGTTCGAGGAGGTCAAGGAGCTCGGCGGGCTCTACGTCCTCGGCACCGAGCGGCACGAGTCCCGCCGTATCGACAACCAGCTGCGCGGTCGTTCCGGCCGTCAGGGCGACCCGGGCGAGTCCCGCTTCTACCTCTCGCTGGGCGACGATCTGATGAGGCTCTTCAAGGCCCAGATGGTCGAGCGGGTGATGTCCATGGCGAACGTCCCGGACGACGTGCCGATCGAGAACCGGATGGTCACCAAGGCGATCGCGTCCGCCCAGTCGCAGGTCGAGCAGCAGAACTTCGAGACGCGGAAGAACGTCCTCAAGTACGACGAGGTCCTCAACCGGCAGCGCGAGGTCATCTACGGCGAGCGCCGCCGCGTGCTGGAGGGCGAGGACCTGCACGAGCAGATCCAGCACTTCATGGACGACACCATCGACGCGTACATCACCGCCGAGACCGCCGAGGGCTTCGCCGAGGAGTGGGACCTCGACCGGCTGTGGGGCGCCTTCAAGCAGCTCTACCCGGTGAAGGTCACCGTCGAGGAGCTGGAGGAGGCGGCCGGTGACCGGGCCGGACTGACCCCCGAGTTCATCGCCGAGTCCATCAAGGACGACATCACCGAGCAGTATCAGGCGCGCGAGGCGCAGCTCGGCTCCGAGATCATGCGTGAGCTGGAGCGCCGGGTCGTCCTCTCCGTGCTGGACCGCAAGTGGCGTGAGCACCTCTACGAGATGGACTACCTCCAGGAGGGCATCGGCCTGCGCGCGATGGCCCAGAAGGACCCGCTGGTCGAGTACCAGCGTGAGGGCTTCGACATGTTCACCGCCATGATGGAGGGCATCAAGGAGGAGTCCGTCGGCTATCTGTTCAACCTGGAGGTCCAGGTCGAGCAGCAGGTCGAGGAGGTGCCGGTCGAGGACGCGAAGCCGTCCCTGGACAAGAGCGACGCGGTGCCGGCGCAGGCGGGTGTGTCGCGCCCCGAGATCCGGGCGAAGGGCCTGGAGGCTCCGCAGCGGCGTGACCGTCTGCACTTCTCCGCGCCCACCGTCGACGGCGAGGGCGGCATCGTCGAGGGCGACCTCCCCGAGGACGAGCCGATCCGCTCCGAGGCCGACGGCCTCACTCGCGCGGAGCGCCGCAAGCAGCAGGGGAAGACGAGCCGCCGCCGCAAGAAGTGAGCATTCGCTCCGGGAGGGGCGAGCGCGTGCTGCGAGGGCGTTCCGTGTGCGGCGTGCGGTGAGCAGCGGGCCGTGAGGCTGTGAAGGGCCGGGCATCTTCGGGTGCCTGGCCCTTCGTGTGTCTCGGCGTGGGCCGTGAGGGTTCGGTCGTGGTCGCGGGTCCTGCAGCGGCCCCTGCGGCGGCCCTTGCGGCGGCTCCTGCGGCTCGGCCCGCTGCGGGGCTGTGGCTGCCGGGGGCGTGGCTCAGTCGTCGTCCGGGTGGGGGAGCCTCGGGCCGCCGAGTTCCACCGCTGTGCAGCGCCAGCGGTGGTCGGGGCCGTGTTCCAGGCGGAAGGCCATGGCGAGGATGCGCTCGCCCGCGCCGATACGGGCGAAGACCTCCAGGGCGCCCTGGCCCGCCACGTAGTAGCCGATGTCCCGGACCACCGGGCGCGTGCCGTGAGGCCTGCGCAGGGGGCCGCGTTCGGCGAGCCAGGCCAGTTCGTCGTAGGCCCTTCCCGCGGTGTGGCGCAGCATGCTGTGGACCGGGCGGCCGCCGCTGAGGACGGCGAGGAGGAGGTCGGCGAAGCGGTCGGTGGGACGGGGCTGGGGGACGAGGCCGGTGAGGGGCTGGTTCGGGGGTGGCGTGGGTGCCGTGGGAACCGGCCGCTGGGGTGCGGCGAGGCGGCCGCCTCCCGGGGCCGTGCGGGCCGGGGTGCGGCCGGGGCGGCGGGGGTCGTGGCGGACGGGCGGGCGGGTGCCGGGGTGGTGCTTGGTCCTGGTCATGACCTTGTTCATCGGGGATCCCCGTTCGTCGGTGAGGCCGCCGGGTACCAGTCGGTAACTTGGCGTTGGGGATCTTGTACGAGGACGGAGGGGGCGCTCGCAAGGGAGCGTGCGGGGCCGGCGGGGGCCGCGAAATGTTCACCTATCAGGGTGATGGGGACGGGGATCGGGCCCGGCGGGGCAAGGGTGTACCGGGTGAGGTGGTGGGCCCGGGGTGGACGTGTGCAGGGGGTCGGGTGGGGGCTCGAAAGGGGACGCCCGCACGTATCCTGAAGGTCCTTCAAAGGCTTCGCGGGGGCCGTCGACATGCTCCGAGGTGCTCCGAGGCGATCCGAGAACACGACTACGAAAGCGGACTGCCATGCGCGTCTACGTCCCCCTGACCCTTCCCGGGCTCGCCGAGGCGTACAAGACGGGTGAGCTGGGGGAAGGGGCGTTCGTCGCGTACGCCGTCACGCCCGCACTGCGGGAGTGGTATCTGTCCGACGACATCGAGGAGCTGGAGTACGCGGCGTTGAATCGGGCGGCGCTCGCGTCGTTGCGGCTGGTGGCCGTGGATCCGGGGGCGGCTCGCCGGCGGGTCGTGGTGGCCGTGGATGTGGCCGACCGGGATGCGGTGGCCGACCCTGACCGGGGGCTCGATCCGGTGGCGCTCGGGGAGGTGCGGGTGGCCGGGCCCGTGCCGCTGAGCAAGGCCGCGGCCGTGCATGTCGACTCGGTGGAGGCCGAGGGGGAGATCGGGGAGGCCGCGGACGCGTTGGGGGCGGCGGATCAGGGGGACGACGACGCGCAGTTCATCGTGGACGGAGCCGATGATCATGAGCTGCTCTGGTACGCGACTCAGGAGATTCCGAACCTGGTGGGGTTGGGGGGCTGACCTGGCTCACCGGCGCTCGCCGGGTGCCGCCGCGCCCACCCGTGCCGCCCCAGCGGCACGACTGCCCCCAGGAGGGGCTGTGGGTGGGCAGGACTGCGTTGTCGGTGGTGACGGGTACGTTCTCGGTATGGGGATGAACGGAATCGGGGCACATATCGTCTGGGACTGGAACGGGACCCTGTTCCATGACAACGAGGCGATCATCGGGGCGACGAACGCGGCTTTCGCGGAGTTGGGGATCGAGCCGATCACACTGGAGCGGTACCGGGAGCTGTACTGCGTACCGGTGCCGAAGTTCTACGAGCGCTTGATCGGGCGGCTGCCCACGGACGAGGAGTGGGAGGCCATGGATGTGGTCTTCCACCGGTACTACGCGGAGCACCGGGTCGGCTGCGGGCTGACCGAGGGTGTGCCGGGGCTGCTGACCGACTGGCTTTCGGCGGGGCGCAGTCAGTCGATCCTCAGCATGTATGTGCACGAGGAACTGGTGCCGCTGGTGCGGGGGTTCGGGATCGAGCCGCATTTCGTACGGGTCGACGGGCGCACCGGTCCCTCCGGCGGCAGCAAGACCGAGCACATGGTGCGGCATCTGCGCCGGCTCGTGGGAGTGGAACCGAGACGGACCGTGGTGATCGGGGACGCCGCCGACGACGCGGTCGCCGCCCGGCACGTCGGCGCGCAGGCCGTGCTCTACACCGGGGGTTCCCACAGCCGCGCCAGCCTGGAGGGGGTCGGCGTACCCGTCGTGGACACCCTGGAGGAGGCCGTCGCCGAGGCCGAGCGGCTCGCCGCGTAGCCCGTCCCCGGCGCCCCGGCGCCCCGGCGCGCCCCGTCTACGTCACCGGCGCCTTCGCCCGCAGCACCGCGAGGAACTCCCGCATCCAGGCGGAGTGGTCCGGCCAGGCGCGGGCGGAGACGAGGGTGCCGTCGACGACGGTCTCGGCGTCCTGGAAGGTGGCGCCGGCTGCCTGCATGTCGAGTTCGAGGGCGGGGTACGCGGTGACGCGGCGCCCCGACAGCGCGTCCACGGCGGCGGTGAGCAGCGGGCCGTGGCAGATCTGGGCGACCGGCTTGTCGGTGTCGAAGAACGACTTGAGGATCTTGCGCAGCTCGGGGTCGTTGCGGAGGTACTCCGGGGCCCGGCCGCCGGGGACGACGACGGCGACGTACTGACCGGGGTCGACCTCGGAGAAGGCCAGGTCGGCGGGCCAGGTGTAGCCGGGCTTCTCGGTGTAGGTGTCGTAGCCCGGTTCGAAGTCGTGGACCACGAAGCGGAGCGTCTTGCGGCTGGGGGCGGCGATGTCGACCTCGTACCCCTCCTCGCGAAGGCGTTGGTAGGGGTAGAGGACCTCCAGCGACTCCGCCGCGTCGCCGGTCACGATCAGGATCTTGGCCGTCATGGTGGGGCTCCCCTCGGTACCGCAGGGCTTCCTTCGTCAGGCTATGGCTTCCTGGGCAACGTGCATCCGGGGTGGAGGTTTGCCAAGGGGGTGTGCTGATGCGGAGTGCGGCGAAAGCGCGTATAAGCTCGGTTGCGCGGAGGTAAGCTCAAAAGTGCGCGACGGGTACTGTGCAGAACGTCAAAGTTCACCCCCCTGTTTTGTACACATACGGCTCATGACGTGCCCCCCGTCCGGAGGGATAGCCTTGTGGCGTGATCAGCGCGATAGTTCGCGGGGACGTCGTCGTCCCTGCCCTGCGCCCGGTGAGCACGGACGACATCCGTGTCCGGGCGGCGGTCGCTGGTCCTCGCGGGCGGGAGGGAGTCACCAGGGCTCCCGGGACGCCGGGCGCACCCATGGGACGGACGGTGCCGAGAGCAGCGTCACACCCCTGCCGGGTGCCGAGAATGGCTGATTACCCCCCGCTCATCTCACCCTGCGGCATAGCGTCGAACCAGACCGGACACCCCGTGTCGTGGTGGCGCTTCGGAGGGGACGAGTTCGTACTTCCTTCTACGTCACGCAACGGCGCGCGACAGGAGCCAGAGGACAATGCAGACCAAGCTGGACGAAGCCAAGGCCGAGCTGCTCGAACGGGCCGCCCGGGTAGCTGAGAACAGCCCGGTCGGGGGGTATCTACCGACTGGGACGACGAGCGAGAGTACGTCCGACATCCCCGACCGGGAGACCGTGCTCGCGTTCCTCCAGCGCTACTACCTGCACACCGCCCCGGAGGACCTGAGCGGCCGCGACCCGGTCGACGTCTTCGGAGCCGCCCACTCCCACTACCGACTGGCCGAGAACCGCCCCCAGGGCACGGCCAACGTGCGGGTCCACACCCCGACCGTCGAGGAGAACGGCTGGACGTCCAGCCACTCCGTCGTCGAGGTCGTCACCGACGACATGCCCTTCCTCGTCGACTCTGTGACGAACGAGCTGTCACGGCAGGGACGCGGGATCCATGTCGTCATCCACCCCCAGGTCGTCGTCCGGCGGGACGTCACCGGCAAGCTCGTCGAGCTGATCATCGACCCCGCCGCCGTCGCCGCGGCGTCCGCCGCCGTGGCTGCCGGGGAGACACTGCCGCACGACGCGCACATCGAGTCCTGGATCCACGTCGAGATCGACCGCGAGACAGACCGCGCGGACCTCAAGCAGATCACCAACGATCTGCTGCGCGTCCTGTCCGACGTCCGCGAGGCCGTCGAGGACTGGGAGAAGATGCGGGACGCGGCGGTCCGGATCGCCGACGGGCTGCCCGCCGAGCACACCGCCGACGACCTGCGCGAACAGGATGTGGAAGAGGCCCGCGAGCTGCTGCGCTGGCTCGCCGACGACCACTTCACCTTCCTCGGCTACCGGGAGTACGAGCTGCGCGAGGACGACTCGCTCGCCGCCGTCGCCGGGACCGGGCTCGGCATCCTGCGCTCCGACCCGCACCACGCCGGCCCCGACGACCACCCCGTCAGCTCCTCCTTCGAGCGGCTGCCCGCCGACGCCCGCGCCAAGGCCCGTGAGCACAAGATCCTCGTCCTGACGAAGGCCAACAGCCGGGCCACCGTCCACCGGCCGTCCTACCTCGACTACGTGGGCGTGAAGAAGTTCGACGCCAAGGGGAACGTGATCGGCGAGCGGCGCTTCCTCGGGCTGTTCTCCTCCGCCGCGTACACCGAGTCCGTGCGCCGGGTGCCCGTCATCCGCCGCAAGGTCGACGAGGTGCTCGTCGGCGCCGGGTTCTCGCCCAACAGCCACGACGGCCGCGACCTGCTCCAGATCCTGGAGACCTACCCGCGCGACGAGCTGTTCCAGACCCCGGCCGACGAACTGCGGTCCATCGTCACGTCCGTGCTCTACCTCCAGGAGCGCAGGCGGCTGCGGCTCTACCTGCGCCAGGACGAGTACGGGCGCTACTACTCCGCCCTCGTCTACCTCCCGCGCGACCGCTACACCACCGGCGTACGCCTCAGGATCATCGACATCCTGAAGGAGGAACTGGGCGGTATCAGCGTCGACTTCACCGCCTGGAACACCGAGTCGATCCTTTCCCGGCTGCACTTCGTGGTCCGCGTCCAGCCGGGCACCGAACTGCCGCACCTCAGCGACGCCGACAAGGACCGCCTGGAGGCCAAACTC
The DNA window shown above is from Streptomyces akebiae and carries:
- a CDS encoding Rv3235 family protein is translated as MNKVMTRTKHHPGTRPPVRHDPRRPGRTPARTAPGGGRLAAPQRPVPTAPTPPPNQPLTGLVPQPRPTDRFADLLLAVLSGGRPVHSMLRHTAGRAYDELAWLAERGPLRRPHGTRPVVRDIGYYVAGQGALEVFARIGAGERILAMAFRLEHGPDHRWRCTAVELGGPRLPHPDDD
- a CDS encoding DUF6912 family protein; the protein is MRVYVPLTLPGLAEAYKTGELGEGAFVAYAVTPALREWYLSDDIEELEYAALNRAALASLRLVAVDPGAARRRVVVAVDVADRDAVADPDRGLDPVALGEVRVAGPVPLSKAAAVHVDSVEAEGEIGEAADALGAADQGDDDAQFIVDGADDHELLWYATQEIPNLVGLGG
- the secA gene encoding preprotein translocase subunit SecA, whose translation is MSVLSKIMRAGEGKILRKLHRIADQVNSIEEDFVDLSDAELRALTEEYKQRYADGETLDDLLPEAFATVREGAKRALGQRHYDVQIMGGAALHLGYVAEMKTGEGKTLVGTLPAYLNALAGKGVHLITVNDYLAERDSEMMGRVHKFLGLSVGCILANMTPAQRREQYNCDITYGTNNEFGFDYLRDNMAWSKDELVQRGHNFAIVDEVDSILVDEARTPLIISGPADQATKWYGDFAKLVTRLKRGEPGNPLKGIEETGDYEVDEKKRTVAIHESGVAKVEDWLGIDNLYESVNTPLVGYLNNAIKAKELFKKDKDYVVMDGEVMIVDEHTGRILAGRRYNEGMHQAIEAKEGVDIKDENQTLATITLQNFFRLYKRHDHNGKERPGLCGMTGTAMTEAAEFHQIYKLGVVPIPTNRPMVRKDQSDLIYRTEVAKFEAVVDDIVEKHEKGQPILVGTTSVEKSEYLSQQLSKRGVQHEVLNAKQHDREATIVAQAGRKGAVTVATNMAGRGTDIKLGGNPEDLAEAELRQRGLDPEEHIEEWAQALPEALAKAEEAVKAEFEEVKELGGLYVLGTERHESRRIDNQLRGRSGRQGDPGESRFYLSLGDDLMRLFKAQMVERVMSMANVPDDVPIENRMVTKAIASAQSQVEQQNFETRKNVLKYDEVLNRQREVIYGERRRVLEGEDLHEQIQHFMDDTIDAYITAETAEGFAEEWDLDRLWGAFKQLYPVKVTVEELEEAAGDRAGLTPEFIAESIKDDITEQYQAREAQLGSEIMRELERRVVLSVLDRKWREHLYEMDYLQEGIGLRAMAQKDPLVEYQREGFDMFTAMMEGIKEESVGYLFNLEVQVEQQVEEVPVEDAKPSLDKSDAVPAQAGVSRPEIRAKGLEAPQRRDRLHFSAPTVDGEGGIVEGDLPEDEPIRSEADGLTRAERRKQQGKTSRRRKK
- a CDS encoding DJ-1/PfpI family protein; translated protein: MTAKILIVTGDAAESLEVLYPYQRLREEGYEVDIAAPSRKTLRFVVHDFEPGYDTYTEKPGYTWPADLAFSEVDPGQYVAVVVPGGRAPEYLRNDPELRKILKSFFDTDKPVAQICHGPLLTAAVDALSGRRVTAYPALELDMQAAGATFQDAETVVDGTLVSARAWPDHSAWMREFLAVLRAKAPVT
- a CDS encoding HAD family hydrolase, giving the protein MGMNGIGAHIVWDWNGTLFHDNEAIIGATNAAFAELGIEPITLERYRELYCVPVPKFYERLIGRLPTDEEWEAMDVVFHRYYAEHRVGCGLTEGVPGLLTDWLSAGRSQSILSMYVHEELVPLVRGFGIEPHFVRVDGRTGPSGGSKTEHMVRHLRRLVGVEPRRTVVIGDAADDAVAARHVGAQAVLYTGGSHSRASLEGVGVPVVDTLEEAVAEAERLAA